The following are from one region of the Hyphomicrobium album genome:
- the murJ gene encoding murein biosynthesis integral membrane protein MurJ, whose translation MKLYRSFATVGGLTLLSRVFGFLRDILIAAILGSGAVADAFFVAFRFPNLFRRLFGEGAFNAAFVPLFAKRLEGEGREVARQFAEEAMAGLVFILLILTIIAEITMPFLMYGLAPGFSANPEKFDLAVLLTRITMPYLLCMSLVALMSGVLNSFGKFVESSSVSIVLNGVMMIATLIGMALGYQNEPMAGVIQAWGVFVAGILQLALLMDGLRRNNIWLKLRWPRMSEGMRRLIRLGIPGVIAGGVTQINIVIGTVIASMQNGAVSYLYYADRLYELPLAIVGIAIGVVLLPDVARHLRAENHEAVMDSQNRSLEFAALLTLPAAVALAVVPTPIVAALFERGAFTATDTPATAWALGIFAIGLPSFVLIKVFSPAYFAREDTRTPMVYATISLTANTIGSIALFFLFRSYGWMPHLGIAVATTLGGYLNAGLLYATLAKNGHFVADTRLKRNLPRILLASAIMGAVLWLIADFLGSKFEPPTPELERALALTVLVGAGFLAYAVAVFATGALDGKQLKRFLTRRTPPPGPT comes from the coding sequence ATGAAGCTCTACCGCTCATTCGCGACCGTCGGCGGCCTCACCTTGCTGAGCCGCGTGTTCGGATTCTTGCGCGATATTCTCATCGCGGCCATCCTCGGTTCCGGCGCGGTGGCGGATGCGTTTTTCGTCGCGTTTCGATTTCCCAATCTGTTCAGGCGCTTGTTCGGGGAAGGCGCATTCAATGCGGCGTTTGTGCCGCTGTTTGCCAAGCGCCTAGAGGGCGAAGGGCGCGAGGTTGCCCGTCAGTTCGCCGAGGAGGCGATGGCGGGTCTCGTCTTTATCCTCCTCATCCTCACCATCATCGCCGAAATCACCATGCCGTTCCTCATGTACGGCCTGGCTCCGGGCTTCAGCGCGAACCCGGAGAAGTTCGATCTCGCCGTGCTCCTGACGCGCATCACCATGCCGTACCTGCTGTGCATGTCGCTGGTGGCACTGATGTCGGGCGTGCTGAACTCGTTCGGCAAGTTCGTCGAGAGCTCGTCCGTCTCCATCGTGCTCAACGGCGTGATGATGATCGCCACGCTCATCGGCATGGCGCTCGGCTACCAGAACGAGCCGATGGCCGGCGTCATCCAGGCGTGGGGCGTATTCGTCGCCGGCATCCTGCAGCTCGCGCTGCTGATGGACGGCCTGCGCCGCAACAACATCTGGCTGAAGCTGCGGTGGCCGCGGATGTCCGAAGGCATGCGCCGGCTGATCCGCCTCGGCATCCCCGGCGTGATCGCCGGCGGCGTGACACAGATCAACATCGTCATCGGCACCGTCATCGCCTCGATGCAGAATGGCGCCGTCTCCTATCTCTACTATGCGGACCGGCTGTACGAGCTGCCGCTCGCCATTGTCGGCATCGCCATCGGCGTCGTGTTGCTCCCCGATGTAGCCCGCCACCTGCGCGCGGAGAACCACGAAGCGGTGATGGACAGCCAGAACCGCTCGCTCGAGTTCGCCGCCCTGTTGACGCTGCCGGCCGCCGTGGCGCTCGCCGTGGTGCCGACGCCGATCGTCGCCGCCCTGTTCGAGCGCGGCGCCTTCACGGCGACCGACACGCCGGCCACCGCCTGGGCGCTCGGCATCTTCGCCATCGGCTTGCCGAGCTTCGTGCTCATCAAAGTGTTCTCGCCGGCGTACTTCGCGCGCGAGGACACCCGCACGCCGATGGTCTACGCCACCATCAGCCTGACGGCGAACACGATCGGCTCGATCGCGCTCTTCTTCCTGTTCCGGTCCTATGGGTGGATGCCGCATCTCGGCATCGCCGTGGCGACCACGCTCGGCGGCTACCTCAACGCCGGCCTGCTCTATGCAACGCTGGCCAAGAATGGCCACTTCGTCGCCGACACCCGCCTGAAGCGGAACTTGCCGCGCATCCTTTTGGCGAGTGCCATCATGGGCGCCGTCCTGTGGCTCATCGCGGACTTTCTCGGCTCGAAGTTCGAGCCGCCGACACCGGAGCTGGAGCGCGCGCTCGCGCTGACGGTTCTCGTGGGCGCCGGCTTCCTCGCCTACGCGGTCGCCGTATTCGCCACCGGGGCGCTCGATGGGAAGCAGCTCAAGCGCTTCCTGACCCGCCGCACTCCGCCGCCCGGCCCCACCTGA
- a CDS encoding rhomboid family intramembrane serine protease, whose product MSADKFFKGQVEDQPMFPLGDDDSTRRSTPFVTYALIAINVVVFLLELQNGDEFIRQWSFVPARFAADPAGNLVTIFTAMFMHGSWMHLGGNMLYLWIFGDNVEDNFGHAKYLFFYLLAGIAATFAQYLIMPDANIPNLGASGAIAGVLGAYLLMFPQGRVNVLMRGGVVAVPAIIVLGLWFALQLFSSVGSIADTSGTEGGGVAFMAHVGGFVAGFLMAFLFRSGGGTNPRISA is encoded by the coding sequence GTGAGCGCCGACAAGTTTTTCAAAGGACAGGTGGAGGACCAGCCCATGTTCCCGCTCGGCGATGACGATTCCACGCGGCGCTCAACGCCGTTCGTCACCTACGCGCTCATCGCCATCAACGTCGTCGTCTTCCTCCTCGAGCTGCAGAACGGTGATGAATTCATCCGGCAATGGTCGTTTGTGCCGGCACGCTTCGCGGCCGATCCCGCTGGCAACCTAGTGACCATTTTTACTGCCATGTTCATGCACGGCAGTTGGATGCACCTCGGCGGCAACATGCTCTATCTGTGGATCTTCGGCGACAACGTCGAGGACAACTTCGGACACGCCAAGTATCTGTTCTTCTACCTGCTCGCCGGCATCGCCGCGACTTTCGCGCAGTATCTGATCATGCCGGATGCCAACATTCCGAACCTCGGCGCATCGGGCGCGATTGCGGGTGTACTTGGCGCCTACCTGCTGATGTTCCCGCAGGGACGCGTGAACGTGCTGATGCGGGGCGGGGTGGTCGCGGTCCCGGCAATCATCGTCCTCGGCCTCTGGTTTGCCCTGCAGTTGTTCTCGAGCGTCGGCTCGATAGCCGACACGAGCGGCACGGAGGGCGGCGGCGTCGCGTTCATGGCGCACGTCGGCGGCTTCGTAGCCGGGTTCCTTATGGCCTTCCTGTTCCGCAGCGGCGGCGGCACTAATCCTCGCATTTCCGCTTAG
- a CDS encoding OmpA family protein, producing the protein MLRLAGTLILLLLMLFSATVYLLDIDPRNLQPSKPAGTTKQEDAKAPGESPKGEIEAMQDALAPAKPGDGQAPAFDIARIDPNGTSVFAGRAEPKSFVTITADGKEIGTAEADENGEWTFTTEAKIPNPDAKLALFKAPHGARVAEVAPPAARTESAAPGTPGKPQSAGTVTSKLIQNLEGMVADARKEDGKQVATATPPPAASGAPVPEPALPSAAPATAPATPANPAAPAARGDVPTSLPPRVETVTVPVPVTFVFNEATLTGDGERAARLLLEYLQLKRFPKVKLTGHADERGTDALNLALSAQRLQTVARFLRDGGFKGQLDLVPKGKAEPYLGVVRADFSQEDLWQLDRRVELMVSR; encoded by the coding sequence ATGCTGCGCCTTGCCGGAACCCTGATCCTTCTCCTGCTGATGCTGTTCAGCGCGACCGTCTATCTGTTGGACATCGATCCCCGGAACCTCCAGCCATCAAAGCCGGCGGGGACCACCAAGCAAGAGGATGCAAAGGCGCCTGGCGAGTCGCCGAAGGGCGAGATCGAGGCCATGCAGGATGCCCTCGCTCCGGCCAAGCCCGGCGATGGCCAAGCGCCGGCATTCGACATCGCCCGCATCGATCCCAACGGCACGTCGGTGTTCGCGGGACGCGCCGAACCCAAGTCCTTCGTCACCATCACCGCCGACGGCAAGGAGATCGGCACGGCGGAGGCGGACGAGAACGGCGAATGGACGTTCACCACCGAAGCGAAGATTCCCAATCCGGACGCGAAGCTCGCGCTCTTCAAGGCGCCCCACGGCGCCAGGGTAGCGGAGGTGGCGCCGCCTGCTGCACGCACCGAATCCGCGGCACCGGGCACTCCAGGGAAGCCCCAGTCGGCCGGAACCGTTACCTCGAAATTGATCCAGAACCTCGAGGGCATGGTCGCCGATGCGCGCAAAGAGGACGGCAAGCAGGTGGCGACAGCGACGCCTCCCCCGGCGGCGTCGGGGGCACCCGTGCCGGAGCCGGCGCTGCCTTCGGCCGCCCCGGCGACGGCGCCTGCCACGCCTGCAAACCCCGCTGCACCGGCAGCACGCGGCGACGTACCGACGTCGCTGCCGCCCCGCGTCGAGACCGTGACCGTCCCGGTCCCGGTGACATTCGTCTTCAATGAGGCGACGCTCACCGGCGACGGCGAACGGGCAGCACGCCTCCTGCTCGAGTATCTCCAGCTGAAGCGCTTCCCCAAGGTGAAGCTCACCGGCCATGCCGACGAGCGCGGCACGGACGCCCTGAACCTCGCCCTGTCGGCGCAGCGGCTGCAGACGGTCGCCCGCTTCCTGCGCGACGGCGGCTTCAAGGGACAGCTCGACCTAGTACCGAAGGGCAAAGCCGAACCGTATTTAGGCGTCGTGCGGGCCGACTTCAGCCAGGAAGACCTTTGGCAGCTCGACCGGCGCGTCGAGCTCATGGTCTCGCGCTAG
- a CDS encoding [protein-PII] uridylyltransferase: MDKAIQHTAPYFDSRALRAELTANFRANGDDAAKARPAMVERLKVLVAEARAAARLGLQTDHSGRRCAAGLSHFQDELTRVLFDYTVAHIYRATNPSDAERMAIVATGGYGRGLLAPGSDIDLLFLLPYKKTAWGESVAEYMLYILWDLGFKVGHATRTVDQCVKMSTDVTVRTALLDARLIHGDGQLYGEFEERFHTHVVAGTARAFIDAKMAEHDARHRVTGESRYKVEPNVKDGKGGLRDLHTLHWLSKYLYGQGVGAATVAAGIFRSEEVATFRRCEDFLWTIRCFLHFASGRAEEVLTFDLQPWLAAQLGYNDRGGLLAVERFMKHYFLIAKDVGDLTTILCSALEMQQLKASPGISRYFRPLSWKQRRQLRTRTEFRIDNDRLNVADQDVFKRDPVNLIRFFAEAHLSNSFLHPDAIRLLRQSKRLIDDDLRNNPEANRIFVELLTGDTNPEMSLRRMNEAGVLGRFVPEFGRVVGMTQFNMYHSYTVDEHLVRTVGMLTDIERGGASNELPLSTEIISTIRNRRALYVAAFLHDIGKGQTEDHSIVGARVARELCPRLGLTPAETETTVWLIEQHLTMSNIAQSRDLSDAKTIRDFADVVQSPERLKLLLLLTVADIRAVGPGVWNGWKGQLLRTLYYETEPLVAGGHTQVKRSQRTAAAQDQLRLDLADWKPADIDSYVDRHYPDYWLRTDAERRVEHAKLLRRAERDGLHVATDTRTDAFTAITELTVVAPNHPRLLALFAGACAATGANIAGAHIMTTRDGYALDTFLLNRAFKDDEDELRRGKRIGELIGRLLRGDAWLDTLLAERGPPPRRVMAFTVEPDVIINNALSDQFTVIEVAGRDRPGLLYELTSTLSNLLLDITSAHITTFGEKAVDVFYVTDLTGKKIDSEPRQEAIRKRIVAVLEDKLEKTAPPA; encoded by the coding sequence ATGGATAAAGCGATCCAACACACCGCGCCTTACTTCGACTCGCGCGCGCTCCGCGCCGAGCTGACGGCGAATTTCCGTGCCAATGGCGACGACGCCGCCAAGGCGCGGCCGGCGATGGTCGAGCGCCTCAAGGTGCTCGTCGCCGAGGCGCGCGCCGCGGCGCGCCTGGGGCTGCAGACCGACCACAGCGGTCGCCGTTGCGCCGCCGGGCTGTCGCACTTCCAGGACGAGCTGACGCGTGTCCTTTTCGACTACACCGTCGCGCACATCTACCGTGCGACCAATCCGTCCGACGCCGAGCGCATGGCCATCGTCGCCACCGGCGGCTACGGCCGTGGCCTGCTGGCGCCGGGCTCCGACATCGACCTGTTGTTCCTGCTTCCTTACAAGAAGACGGCGTGGGGCGAGAGCGTCGCCGAATACATGCTCTACATCCTCTGGGATCTGGGCTTCAAAGTCGGACACGCGACGCGCACCGTCGATCAGTGCGTCAAGATGAGCACGGACGTGACGGTGCGCACTGCGCTCCTCGACGCGCGCCTCATCCACGGTGACGGGCAGCTCTACGGCGAGTTCGAGGAGCGCTTCCATACCCACGTCGTCGCCGGTACGGCGCGTGCCTTCATCGACGCGAAGATGGCCGAGCACGATGCCCGGCACCGCGTGACGGGCGAGAGCCGCTACAAGGTCGAGCCCAACGTCAAGGACGGCAAGGGCGGCTTGCGCGACCTGCACACGCTGCATTGGCTGTCCAAGTACCTCTACGGGCAGGGCGTCGGCGCGGCGACGGTGGCGGCCGGTATCTTCCGTTCGGAGGAGGTGGCGACGTTCCGCCGGTGCGAGGATTTCCTCTGGACCATTCGCTGCTTTCTGCATTTCGCCAGCGGTCGCGCGGAAGAGGTGCTGACGTTCGACCTGCAGCCCTGGCTCGCCGCCCAGCTCGGCTACAACGACCGCGGCGGCCTGCTCGCCGTCGAGCGCTTCATGAAGCACTACTTCCTCATCGCCAAGGACGTCGGCGATCTGACGACGATCCTATGCTCGGCGCTGGAGATGCAGCAGCTCAAGGCGTCGCCGGGGATCAGCCGATATTTCCGGCCGCTCAGCTGGAAGCAGCGACGGCAGCTGCGCACGCGCACGGAATTCCGCATCGACAACGACCGGCTGAATGTCGCCGACCAGGACGTGTTCAAGCGCGATCCGGTGAACCTCATCCGCTTCTTCGCCGAAGCGCATCTTTCCAACTCGTTCCTGCATCCGGACGCGATCCGCCTGTTGCGCCAGTCGAAGCGGCTGATCGACGACGACCTGCGCAACAATCCGGAGGCCAACCGCATCTTCGTCGAGCTGCTCACCGGCGACACCAATCCGGAAATGTCGCTGCGGCGGATGAACGAGGCGGGCGTGCTCGGCCGCTTCGTGCCCGAGTTTGGGCGCGTCGTCGGCATGACGCAGTTCAACATGTACCACAGCTACACGGTCGACGAGCATCTGGTGCGCACCGTCGGCATGCTCACCGATATCGAGCGCGGCGGGGCGAGCAACGAGCTGCCGCTGTCGACCGAGATCATCAGCACCATCAGGAACCGGCGCGCTCTCTACGTCGCCGCGTTCCTGCACGACATCGGCAAGGGCCAAACCGAGGACCATTCGATCGTCGGTGCCCGCGTCGCGCGTGAGCTGTGCCCGCGCCTAGGGTTGACGCCGGCCGAGACGGAGACGACGGTCTGGCTCATCGAGCAGCATTTGACGATGAGCAACATTGCCCAGAGCCGCGATCTGTCCGATGCCAAGACCATCCGTGATTTCGCCGACGTCGTGCAGAGCCCGGAGCGGCTGAAGCTGCTGCTGCTGCTCACCGTCGCCGACATTCGCGCTGTCGGTCCCGGAGTGTGGAACGGTTGGAAGGGCCAGCTCCTGCGCACGCTGTACTACGAGACCGAGCCGCTGGTCGCCGGCGGCCACACGCAGGTGAAGCGCAGTCAGCGCACGGCGGCGGCGCAGGACCAGCTGCGCCTCGATCTTGCCGACTGGAAGCCGGCCGACATCGACAGCTATGTCGACCGGCACTATCCCGACTACTGGCTGCGCACCGACGCCGAGCGACGGGTCGAGCACGCCAAGCTGTTGCGCCGCGCGGAGCGCGATGGACTGCACGTTGCCACCGATACGCGCACGGATGCATTCACCGCCATCACCGAGCTGACGGTCGTGGCGCCGAACCACCCGCGCCTGCTGGCTTTGTTCGCCGGTGCCTGTGCTGCGACGGGCGCCAACATCGCCGGCGCCCACATCATGACGACGCGCGACGGCTACGCGCTCGACACCTTCCTGCTCAACCGTGCTTTCAAGGACGACGAGGACGAGCTGCGGCGCGGCAAGCGCATCGGCGAACTGATCGGGCGCCTGCTGCGCGGCGATGCGTGGCTCGATACGCTACTGGCCGAGCGTGGCCCCCCGCCACGCCGCGTCATGGCTTTCACGGTCGAGCCGGACGTGATCATCAACAACGCGCTGTCCGACCAGTTCACCGTCATCGAGGTGGCGGGACGCGACCGGCCCGGCCTGCTCTACGAGCTGACCAGCACGCTGTCCAACCTGCTGCTCGACATCACTTCGGCCCACATCACGACCTTCGGCGAGAAGGCCGTTGACGTGTTCTATGTCACCGACTTGACCGGCAAGAAGATCGACAGCGAGCCGCGGCAGGAGGCGATCCGCAAGCGCATTGTCGCCGTGCTCGAGGACAAGTTGGAGAAGACGGCGCCGCCGGCGTAG